A portion of the Lolium rigidum isolate FL_2022 chromosome 1, APGP_CSIRO_Lrig_0.1, whole genome shotgun sequence genome contains these proteins:
- the LOC124707415 gene encoding cytochrome P450 89A2-like has protein sequence MEVVVLLTIVFCLSIVLRRSIRRHRAQTTFHQIVDTAAAHRALNEKANAFSNRPAAIFPVVLATGLRGQRNENITTVNYGSHWRALRCNLTAKILHPSRLIFLAPIQREATQALVADLSAQVWVAGKVVAIREPINAAVFGLVARLCFGDGVDGRQIRAMELVIQDFIVSMGELNPVFDGSTMCKIMNWRRLGRLFAFLGRQTKLFLPLINARRQPDSRVCSAGGIVDPYVDSLLDLRVPDSGAGRRALRDEELVSLVSEFLGAGSGSVVACLEWTLAHLVDQPDIMDKLRREIDGETNAGGGVLSTRSLRSMPYLNAVVLESLRMHPPVPFILRGVHGEGAAAVGATTMPMPSDGLRVQFVAGKIGRDSKMWTDPDEFRPERFLTGGEAEGVGPMPGPKEIRMMPFGAAHRHCPGTSQAMVHIKCFLAALVREFDWAPSAEDCVGGVDLTELDGFFKVMKKPLSVHVTRRTCAV, from the coding sequence ATGGAGGTTGTAGTGCTCCTCACTATCGTCTTCTGCCTATCCATAGTTCTCCGGCGAAGTATTAGACGGCATCGTGCTCAGACGACATTTCACCAGATCGTCGACACCGCTGCCGCTCACCGCGCGCTCAACGAGAAAGCTAACGCCTTCTCGAACCGTCCCGCCGCGATCTTCCCGGTGGTTCTGGCCACCGGGCTCCGCGGCCAACGGAACGAGAACATAACCACGGTGAACTACGGCTCGCACTGGCGCGCGCTCCGGTGCAACCTCACAGCCAAGATATTACATCCCTCACGCCTAATTTTCCTCGCCCCAATTCAACGTGAGGCCACCCAGGCCCTCGTCGCCGACCTGTCTGCACAGGTCTGGGTGGCCGGCAAGGTGGTTGCCATCCGCGAACCCATCAATGCCGCAGTGTTCGGGCTGGTCGCGCGCCTGTGCTTCGGCGACGGTGTCGACGGGCGCCAAATTCGCGCAATGGAGCTCGTGATACAGGATTTCATCGTCTCCATGGGGGAGCTCAACCCCGTGTTCGACGGCTCGACGATGTGCAAGATCATGAACTGGAGGCGGCTTGGCCGGCTTTTTGCCTTCCTCGGCCGGCAGACCAAGCTGTTCTTGCCGCTTATCAACGCCCGGCGGCAGCCTGATTCTCGAGTCTGCAGCGCCGGCGGCATCGTCGATCCGTACGTCGACTCGCTACTTGATCTACGCGTCCCAGACAGTGGCGCCGGCCGGCGGGCGCTCCGAGACGAAGAGCTCGTGAGCcttgtctcggagttcctcggcgCCGGCTCGGGGTCGGTCGTGGCCTGTTTGGAGTGGACGCTCGCGCACCTCGTGGACCAGCCCGACATCATGGACAAGCTGCGCCGCGAGATCGATGGTGAGACCAATGCAGGCGGCGGTGTGCTCTCTACTAGGAGCCTCCGCAGCATGCCTTACCTGAACGCCGTGGTACTCGAGAGCCTCCGCATGCACCCGCCGGTGCCGTTCATCTTACGAGGCGTCCATGGCGAGGGCGCCGCCGCTGTTGGCGCGACCACCATGCCGATGCCGTCCGACGGCTTGAGGGTGCAATTCGTTGCAGGTAAGATTGGACGAGACAGTAAGATGTGGACTGATCCCGATGAGTTTCGGCCGGAGCGGTTCTTGACCGGAGGCGAGGCGGAGGGCGTCGGCCCAATGCCAGGGCCAAAGGAGATCAGGATGATGCCGTTCGGCGCGGCGCACAGGCACTGTCCCGGCACGAGCCAGGCGATGGTGCACATCAAGTGCTTCCTGGCTGCACTCGTGCGTGAGTTCGACTGGGCGCCGTCGGCGGAGGATTGCGTCGGCGGCGTTGACCTGACGGAGCTAGACGGGTTCTTCAAGGTGATGAAGAAGCCGCTCTCTGTGCATGTTACACGACGCACTTGTGCCGTGTAG
- the LOC124672211 gene encoding monooxygenase 2-like: MQPQDATEDIVIAGAGLAGLGVALGLHRKGVRSVVLESSPALRTSGFAFMTWTNAFRALDALGVGDKMRSQHVQVQGVRVMSSITGEVVREIDIRVQGKCGPHEARCVQRNVLLQALEEELPRDTIRYSSKIVSIDQDTGSDAKILHLADGSTLRAKVVIGCDGINSVVANWLGLAKACDSGRRATRGHVKYPDGHGFQPKFMQFTGKGFRAGLVPCGETDVYWFLTWSPSCPDDDVEQSAAAMKQFVLTKLRSINAPSEVLDAVERSQMNDVLVAPLRYRPPLSLLLASISKGNVCVAGDALHPTTPDLAQGACAALEDAVVLARCLGDSIVGDGSESVDAALLKYAGIRRWRSAQLIAASYMVGCVQQSDHAIVRFVRDKLLSGVLAKGLLMMPDYDCGTL; this comes from the exons ATGCAACCGCAGGACGCCACCGAGGACATCGTCATTGCCGGCGCCGGCTTGGCCGGCCTCGGTGTTGCCCTGGGTCTCCACAG GAAGGGTGTTCGGAGCGTGGTGCTGGAGTCGTCGCCGGCGCTTCGAACATCTGGGTTCGCGTTCATGACATGGACGAATGCCTTCCGGGCGCTTGATGCCCTTGGGGTAGGAGACAAGATGAGGAGCCAGCATGTGCAGGTTCAAGG GGTGCGTGTCATGTCTTCCATTACCGGCGAAGTAGTGCGAGAAATTGACATACGGGTGCAGGGAAAATG CGGGCCGCACGAAGCCCGGTGCGTGCAGCGCAATGTTCTGTTGCAGGCACTTGAAGAGGAGCTGCCGAGAGACACCATCCGCTACTCCTCCAAGATCGTTTCCATCGACCAAGACACCGGCAGCGATGCCAAGATCCTCCATCTCGCTGACGGCTCGACTCTCAGGGCGAAGGTTGTGATCGGGTGCGACGGCATCAACTCGGTGGTGGCGAACTGGCTGGGGCTCGCCAAGGCGTGCGACTCGGGGCGCAGGGCCACCCGGGGACATGTCAAGTACCCTGACGGCCATGGTTTCCAGCCCAAGTTCATGCAGTTCACCGGCAAAGGCTTCCGTGCTGGTCTGGTGCCCTGCGGCGAGACAGACGTCTACTGGTTCTTGACATGGTCTCCTTCCTGTCCAGAT GATGACGTCGAGCAGAGTGCGGCGGCGATGAAGCAGTTCGTGCTGACCAAGCTCAGGAGCATCAACGCCCCTTCCGAGGTGCTGGACGCGGTGGAGAGGAGCCAGATGAACGACGTGCTCGTGGCGCCGCTGCGCTACCGGCCGCCACTCTCGCTCCTGCTCGCGAGCATCAGCAAGGGCAACGTGTGCGTGGCCGGCGACGCGCTCCACCCGACGACGCCCGACCTGGCGCAGGGCGCGTGCGCGGCGCTAGAGGATGCCGTCGTCCTCGCGCGGTGCCTCGGCGACTCCATCGTCGGCGACGGGAGTGAGAGTGTCGATGCCGCTCTGCTCAAGTACGCCGGGATCAGGCGGTGGAGGAGCGCCCAGCTGATCGCGGCGTCCTACATGGTCGGGTGCGTGCAGCAGAGCGATCACGCGATCGTGAGGTTTGTGCGGGACAAGTTGCTGTCCGGGGTGCTCGCCAAGGGGCTCCTCATGATGCCGGACTACGACTGCGGAACGCTCTGA